In a single window of the Serratia quinivorans genome:
- the yjeH gene encoding Inner membrane protein yjeH, with product MSGLKQELSLAQGVGLLSTSLLGTGVFAVPALAAQVAQGDSLWAWPLLIILVFPIAIAFAALGRHFPSAAGAAHFVGLAFGPRMAKVTGWLFLSVIPVGLPAALQIAAGFWQATFGWSANGLLLVQIATLVMIWFLGTRSAGSSANIQTLIAVLVVALVAAIWWRGDISLSQIPWPAINEISSPNLFHALAVMFWCFVGLEAFAHLATEFRNPERDFPRALLFGMLVAGAVYWGCTVAVLHFHAYGEHQAAAASLPGIVVQLFGQHALWVACIIGYLACFASVNIYTQSFARLVWSQAQDRPASALARLSAGQAPVNALSAVVGSCLLFTLLIYTLKLPLDTLLVYANGIFVLIYLLCMLAGCRILHGRSRLMAATGLGLCVLLMVIIGWKSLYALGMFALIWLVLRLKAQAALKPQ from the coding sequence GTGAGTGGACTGAAGCAAGAGCTGAGTTTGGCGCAGGGCGTTGGGCTATTGTCCACTTCACTGCTGGGTACCGGCGTATTTGCCGTTCCGGCTTTGGCAGCACAGGTGGCACAGGGCGATAGTCTGTGGGCCTGGCCGCTGCTGATTATCCTGGTTTTCCCGATCGCCATTGCCTTTGCCGCCTTGGGCCGCCATTTCCCCAGTGCGGCTGGTGCAGCGCATTTTGTCGGGCTGGCCTTTGGTCCGCGCATGGCGAAAGTCACCGGCTGGCTGTTTTTGTCGGTTATTCCGGTTGGCCTGCCGGCGGCGCTGCAGATTGCCGCCGGTTTTTGGCAGGCCACTTTCGGCTGGAGCGCCAATGGCCTGCTGTTGGTGCAAATTGCCACGCTGGTGATGATTTGGTTTTTAGGCACGCGCAGCGCGGGTTCCAGTGCCAATATTCAAACGCTAATCGCCGTTCTGGTGGTAGCGCTGGTGGCCGCTATCTGGTGGCGTGGCGACATCTCACTGTCCCAAATTCCCTGGCCGGCAATCAACGAAATCTCCTCGCCCAATCTGTTCCATGCGCTGGCAGTGATGTTCTGGTGCTTTGTGGGGTTGGAGGCGTTTGCGCATTTAGCGACCGAGTTCCGTAACCCTGAACGCGATTTTCCGCGTGCACTTCTGTTTGGCATGTTGGTCGCCGGGGCGGTGTACTGGGGCTGTACCGTGGCGGTGCTGCATTTCCACGCCTACGGTGAGCATCAGGCGGCGGCTGCGTCATTGCCGGGTATCGTGGTGCAACTGTTTGGACAGCATGCGCTGTGGGTGGCCTGTATCATTGGCTATCTGGCCTGCTTTGCCAGCGTTAATATCTATACCCAAAGCTTCGCCCGGCTGGTGTGGTCGCAGGCGCAGGATCGTCCGGCCAGCGCGCTGGCCAGGCTGTCTGCCGGACAGGCACCGGTCAATGCATTAAGCGCGGTGGTGGGCAGCTGTTTGCTGTTCACTTTGCTGATTTATACGCTGAAGCTGCCGCTGGATACGCTGCTGGTGTATGCCAATGGTATCTTTGTGCTGATCTATCTGTTGTGTATGCTGGCGGGCTGTCGAATTTTGCACGGGCGTTCGCGGCTAATGGCGGCGACAGGATTAGGGCTGTGTGTGCTGTTGATGGTGATTATCGGCTGGAAAAGCCTGTATGCGCTGGGAATGTTCGCGCTGATTTGGCTGGTGTTGCGGCTTAAGGCGCAGGCGGCGCTCAAACCGCAATAA
- the yqiC gene encoding Uncharacterized protein conserved in bacteria, which translates to MIDPKKIEQIARQVHESMPKGVREFGEDVEKKIRQVLQSQLTRLDLVNREEFDVQTQVLLRTREKLALLEQRMSELESKLNATPAAQQPDAE; encoded by the coding sequence ATGATTGACCCGAAAAAAATTGAACAGATCGCACGTCAGGTGCATGAGTCCATGCCTAAAGGCGTGCGCGAATTCGGGGAAGACGTTGAGAAGAAAATCCGTCAGGTGTTGCAGTCACAGCTCACCCGTCTGGATTTGGTCAACCGCGAAGAGTTCGACGTGCAGACCCAGGTATTGCTGCGCACCCGTGAAAAACTGGCGTTGCTGGAACAGCGTATGAGCGAGCTGGAAAGCAAGCTGAACGCCACGCCTGCTGCGCAACAGCCAGACGCCGAATAA
- the ribB gene encoding 3,4-dihydroxy-2-butanone 4-phosphate synthase, protein MNQTLLSDFGTPVERVERALEALRNGRGVMVLDDENRENEGDMIFAAETMTVEQMALTIRHGSGIVCLCLTEERRQQLELPMMVTNNSSQFQTAFTVTIEAAQGVTTGVSASDRLTTIRAAVADNAKPSDLNRPGHVFPLRAQPGGVLSRRGHTEATIDLVSMAGFKPAGVLCELTNDDGSMAHAPEVILFAKQHDMTVLTIEDLVAYRQAHEQKAS, encoded by the coding sequence ATGAATCAGACCCTACTTTCAGATTTCGGCACGCCGGTAGAACGCGTAGAACGCGCTCTTGAAGCATTGCGCAATGGGCGCGGTGTGATGGTGCTCGATGATGAAAATCGTGAAAACGAAGGTGATATGATCTTCGCCGCAGAAACCATGACCGTTGAGCAGATGGCGCTGACCATTCGCCACGGTAGCGGTATTGTGTGCCTGTGTCTCACCGAAGAACGCCGTCAGCAGCTTGAGCTGCCGATGATGGTGACCAACAACTCCAGCCAGTTCCAGACCGCCTTCACCGTGACTATCGAAGCGGCGCAGGGTGTGACGACCGGTGTTTCCGCGTCCGATCGCCTGACCACCATTCGCGCGGCGGTAGCCGATAACGCCAAGCCGAGCGATCTGAATCGTCCTGGCCACGTGTTCCCACTGCGTGCGCAGCCGGGTGGCGTCCTGAGCCGTCGTGGTCATACCGAAGCGACTATCGATTTGGTATCAATGGCCGGTTTCAAACCTGCCGGCGTGCTGTGTGAACTGACCAACGATGACGGCAGCATGGCGCATGCGCCAGAAGTTATCCTGTTCGCCAAACAGCATGATATGACCGTACTGACCATCGAAGATCTGGTGGCTTATCGCCAGGCGCACGAGCAGAAAGCCAGCTGA
- the zupT gene encoding Zinc transporter ZupT: protein MSVPLLLTLLAGGATFVGALFGIIGQKPSNRMLAFALGFAAGIMLLISLMEMLPAALHTAGMSPMLGYGMFMLGLLGYFALDRMLPHQHPQDLLQKPLQPHNLKRTAVLLTLGISLHNFPEGIATFVTASADLELGMGIALAVAIHNIPEGLAVAGPVYAATGSKTKALLWSGISGMAEILGGVLAFLLLGPMISPVVMASIMAAVAGIMVALSVDELMPLAKEIDPNNNPSYGVLCGMAVMGFSLTLLQSGGIG, encoded by the coding sequence CCTGACCTTGCTGGCTGGCGGCGCCACCTTTGTCGGTGCCCTGTTCGGCATTATCGGCCAGAAGCCATCCAACCGAATGCTGGCGTTTGCTCTCGGCTTTGCGGCCGGGATTATGCTGTTGATATCGCTGATGGAAATGCTGCCCGCGGCGCTGCACACCGCCGGTATGTCACCCATGCTGGGCTACGGCATGTTCATGCTTGGCCTGCTGGGTTATTTTGCGCTGGACCGGATGCTGCCACACCAGCACCCGCAGGATTTACTGCAAAAACCACTCCAGCCGCACAACCTGAAACGCACTGCCGTGCTGCTGACGCTAGGCATCAGCCTGCACAACTTCCCGGAGGGCATCGCCACCTTCGTGACCGCCAGCGCCGATCTGGAACTGGGAATGGGTATCGCACTGGCCGTCGCCATTCACAATATTCCTGAGGGTCTGGCGGTCGCCGGGCCGGTGTACGCCGCAACCGGCTCAAAAACCAAGGCGCTGCTGTGGTCGGGTATTTCCGGCATGGCGGAAATTCTCGGCGGCGTGCTGGCATTTCTGCTGCTCGGCCCGATGATATCGCCGGTGGTGATGGCGTCGATTATGGCGGCAGTCGCCGGTATTATGGTGGCGCTGTCGGTCGATGAGCTGATGCCGTTGGCGAAAGAAATTGATCCGAACAATAACCCGAGTTACGGCGTGCTGTGCGGAATGGCGGTGATGGGATTCAGCCTGACGTTATTGCAAAGCGGCGGGATCGGTTAA